In Oncorhynchus mykiss isolate Arlee chromosome 32, USDA_OmykA_1.1, whole genome shotgun sequence, the DNA window ACAGACATAAATctgaaacagagtcaataacgcctggggaaggaatcaaagggagtgacatatacagtggggcaaaaaagtatttagtcagccaccaattgtgcaagttctcccacttaaaacagacaaaatgagcagaaaaaaatccagaaaatcataatTTGTATGAGTAAAATACCTACCTTCTTGCGGTGGGGAGCCGGCCAAGCAGTGAAAACAAGGATGGGGAAAACAGACAAAACAGATGACGGATGATGGACACGATGGACAGAAATTCACTCACATTGACGACATGAGACAAACAAGACACATGAAAATTCTAAGTAAATTTGCACTGCTGtctttctctttcgctctctctctccctgtctttcactctcttcccacctctctctctgcctctgtcactTTCTTTCtcacttccttcctctctctctttctgtactggtctctctatctatctagcAAAGACTAGGTTCCATTTGGTTCCATTTGATCAAATCATTAATACAAGTCGATTGCCATAGCTTAGAAATATCTGTTGCTTGCATATTCGACATCACGTAAAGTACGTATTCGTTATATATcgaggaatataatagaataaacGCTAACTTAATCCAAAGAATCCGTAAGATCAAGTCGGAAGTCACCATTTACTATACTTCCAAAATCCTAATGATAGAGCACGTTGGGGTCACCATTTACTGTAGTGGGGTAATATTTGATATGTGTATATTGTATGTACCTTACATGCGACCTGTGATAAGACTATTTAATTAGcctattaaaatgtttatctGACTCCATAAAGATAATTAAAACATGCAAggctatagttgagttacagtaataggcaATCAGCAaatgtctgagaatggaattctaaatAGAATAGTATTTAATTACTTTGTAAAATGAATGGATTCACATACAAGGCGTAAAGCATAAGCTACAAAGCATTAACAAGCTTTACAAGGCATTATTCTAAgcatggtagagagagagagagagagagagagagagagagagagagagagagagagagagagaaagagagagagagagagaggaaggaaccatgggagaaacagaaagaaagaaCCACAGCAGTTTAGGAACAAAATACATATAAGACCCTTTTAAAACATCTGAGTTGTTTACCAATAGCATTACCGTGAAGTTAACCTCCAATCAGATATCAGACCTACCTACTGACCTGTAAAGACAACAGAACCTCTGCTACCTAGAAGCGTGACATTGGGGGTTGGAAAGATAATGAGGCATTCCTCAAACAACACAGAAGAATCCTTGCATACAGTTTTTAAGAAGAGTTTCTTCGGAGGCTGCCCTACAATATCATATTAACAGTAATGGAGGTCAAAGCTCTTTCCATGGCTGACCATAACATTTGTGTAGTTATTATTTCTCTTTAAAATAGTTTGTTTTAAtatgtttccatatgtttgaacATTTGTTAGCTTTTGGGTGTTTCCTTTTCTAGTCAACTCTGTATGGAAAACAGGGCTAATTTAAATCCTATTTCAATATAATCTATCAAAAAGATAAATGGGGTCCATTTCAACAATGAGTTCACAGTGCTGGAGACTGTTACTCATCAGGGCCCTAGTTCAGCCTCATACATAACCCTTGTTGTTCCTCAGACTTGGTGAGgcagatgggggaggggagagaacaaTGGCTGGCCCATGCAGAGGGCGGTAGTGACTGACTCCGCAGGCACTGAGGGACCAAAGAATGCCTGGAGTCAAGCCAGCACCATGGATGCCACTGTGGTCGCCTACCCCCACCTTACCCGCATCATCTCCCATGGTGCATTGGAGCATGGGGACGACACCTTCAAAAACTGCCCATCCAACGTCAGACGGATAGAAAAGTAACATAGATAGAGGAGCAACAGCAGAGAGTTTACAGAGTTGGTTTGGATTGTTTGCAAGAAGTCTTACTCCCAGATACAGAGCATTCAACCCCACCCAACCTAATCATCGTCCAGCATGACCACAGCGAGTAGCTCAGGGCAAAGCTCATTTGGACTGAGCAGGAGGAAGAAGGCCCCTGGTCTGATGGATCAGATTAGCACTTTCTTTGGAGGCGACAAAAAGAAAGGGAGCAAGGTGAGCATCTGGAGTTACCAACTGTCATAACCAATTGCCTCACAAAGACTCTTCCAGTCTATAGAGGTCTAAGATGACGATGGTAAGGATGCATCTGTCCAGTTTTTGTGTTGAAGTCTGCGGACAAGAAAGAGATTCTTTGAAAATGTGTGATTTACTAATTGTGCAGAACTAAAATACTTGTAGAGCTAGAATACCTGATGTAATGTAATAATCTCAGATAATTGGTTAAATGTAATTTCTATTCTAGagctaatgtgttgtgaaatctattGTGAAATGTAATATAATTTTTGTaaaattgtatataactgactTCATTTTtctagaccccaggaagagtagctaatgCTATGGCAGCTATGTTGAGGAATATTTTTAGGCTAGCTATAGAACCGCTAAAGATAACAGGAATTCGCTTTGATGAACAGGaatacatttaatttattttCTCTTTAAGAGAGTAGCAttcacgagccaaaagtggtccccgaaaATGGTGTACTACGTcacgtacactgagtatacaaggTGAATGCAGatgaaagctaggatccctttTTAATGCCACTTGTTAAACCCACTTCAATCCGCGTATTTGAACGGGagcagacaggttaaataattattttttagTATTGAGACAATtgattgtgtgccattcagaaggtgaatgggcaagacaaaagattcaaGTGCCtctgaatggggtatggtagtaggtgctaggttcaccggtttgtgtcaagaactgcaatgctgctaggtttttcatgctcaacagttttctgtgtgtatcaagatacattcagtcaacttgacacaactgtgggaagctttggagtcaacatgggcaagcatccctgtggaacgcttttgacaccttgtagagtctgtGCCCCaacgaattaaggctgttctgagggaaaaagggggGGTACAAccccatattaggaaggtgttcctaacgtttggtatactcagtttaGGTGCAGGTACAGTATGTGCACCACgccattgctctctctctatctcgctctgtTGTATGTGCATCTTGCTAGTTGTCACTCAAATGGGGAGGGGCTAAAGCTCATTGACTGGAACCTGAATTGCTAGGGGACTGGCCCACATGGGTGAAAATGGCGCCGCACAGCTTCCAGTAAACAGtcactttcaaactagggatttcgtggctaattgaggtacaACAGAAATTCTGATcgtagattatgcatgtatgaactacataTTGACACATCCAGGATAGAGTttaaaagagtaaaaataaatacTTACTAGTTGCCAAAGTTCCAAAGCATGTCTTTAATGTTTTTACCAATGTAGAAAAATCAGTGCCTTACCTCATAAAATATATTTGCAGTTAGAGTTCCTCAAATTATTGAAATAGTTAGAATCAACAGTCAGGTTTAGGGGCAGCTCTCAGGGGAACTTGTGGGCAGATCTTGGATGGTTGGTGTTTGTATTTGAAATACAACTACTGCATAGTTTATTTTAATTCATAAAACTTTGACCACCATTGGTTTAGCTGTACAGATTTGATAGCAAACAGATTATCAAATGTGATCTGTCTGCATTAGGCACCAGGTGGTCCTCTGCGGGTTATAAGGTTGAATGTTTTTTCCTAATGCTGAGCATGTCGATCAAACACCCCCAAATGATTCTGAGCTCCACCTTTAGCTTATTTTCTCTAGAGTTTATTGCAACCAAATCTAAGGAAGGGGGCACGTTGCAGAGTGATGGCAGGTCAACAACAGCTTATCCCTGGTGATATGCATTTGTTTGCAATGTTTTATCAATATATATGCATTTTAGACCTGAAAATTGAAAATGTTCCCATTGAAGACATACTGAAAGAATATCCTGtcttctactctgctctgtgctTGTGTTAAACACTTACAGATATGAGAATGTAAATTAACATAATGCCGTAGTTTGTgttacatatgtaggatcttaatttgaccagtattgtcgtagcaaaataatcctgcaccaACAAGATTTGAACATTTAGCCAATAATGTTTCTTGATTGGCAGTTAGGCTGGACAAAAGTAGGCTacaaagtgcaatactgttaatataaatGTGAGTTAGTACGGGTTTTCAGAAATGTATCTAAATcacgaagctcatctgcatttcctgcagtgTAGGAACATTtgcagcaacaaaagagtgatcaaattaagatcctacgtctGTAGTTATGATCTGCATACACCTAAAAAAAAGGGAGGATTCTCGAATTCCGGCTGAATTTTCTTGCTGTAGTAAAGTTGTACTCCTAGATAGGTTCATTGTTTGCCAATTTCTTGGAAATCTGAATTTCTTTCTGCCCAATTATAGTTTTTAGAATAGTTTCTTTATACAGGTTTTGAGCATCTTCCATTGAAGTGCAATCCTCCAGGCAGACAGCTTTAAAAAAACAACTCCTAATCACCTTCATGAGAGAGGATTTGGTTATGCAACCCTTTTTGTACTCATCTGTATGCATTTAATTTAATTTCTAATTCCATTGAGCAGACAATGTAAGAAAACTAACTAGGTGAACTAAGATGCAtaacattaaatcaaatcaaattttatttgtcacatgcgctgaatcaTACCACCTCccccttacaagcccttaaccaacaatgcagttttaagaaaaatatgtgttaaagtaaaaaatagatagGTAACAAATGACAAATAAAATTAACAAATAATTATTATGAAGAGATACAGAGCATAGTATCTATTCAGAAAGTCACCTCAGGTTGAAAACGGTATTTCAAATACATATAAAGATGTTTATGGAGTAGATTAACATGTGCTCTATAACCATGTAGACATTTCATTGAGCCTGAATGTCCAACGGTAGCAGTAAGACATCAGTGAGTTTTTGACTCATGTTTATAACTTTAGGGGTCCTTCCGGGGTCATGCCACCTCCCCCAAGCCAGCCCCTCGACGTCGGGCTAATGAGAATGCTGTAATGCATTTCTTCAGGAGCTTGAGCGTGAGTATCTTAGGATTGAATACCTCACTGCATTTGTATCTGTTATAACATGTATTTGATTAGTTATATAAACAATTGTAAAGTTGAAAAAGTAGTTATTTAATACAAGACAAGTTGTGTCTCTAGGCCTGCACCGTTGCTTGAAAATCttgaaaaaaataaagttttttaAAATCAAATTCTGGTGTTGCAAAGGATTTGACCAATTAGCCAATGTCTTCATGTAACCATCTTTGAACTCATAGAATAGGACCTCATCATTTGTTGTGTTCTGTAGCCTCAGGCAACATCCTCTCCCCATCCCAAGTCCAGGGTGAGTTCCATTTCctcattttgtattatttttggaTTTACTGTGGTTACAGTTTCTTTAGGCCTCTGTCAAGAAAACAATGTTAATTAGCTTTTAAACTGTCCTTGCTTTTTACATTGCATGACTTACATCTCTTCATGGGCCTGTGCAAGTTGGGTAGCTAGACTTTCAGCAGTCATAGTAACAGGCGCTGCTCCAGTAGGCCTTCATGAATCTTCCtgatcctctctttctctttcatgtCTAGTGGAGGAAGGTGTTGGGCTTGGTAGGTCATTCAAACTCAGTCCTAAACCCCCCAAACACTGCTGACTTTACAGCCCTGTGCGTAATAATGACATCTcaatgtctccctctgtctgaagACGTTCTCTAATGTCGTTCTGTGACCGTCTTGATATGTTGTTCTTCCCTTTTACTTAACTCTTACTCTCCCAGCTCTGCATCCTTTCCCTTGTGTGATTCTTCAAGACAGTTAacatcaaaaatatatatatttccatacATAGCTTGAATTGAATTTTGCTAAGTCAAACAttgtttacgtgaaatgttactaTTCTTACTCTGATGGAAAATGTCAACGTTGAACGCCGTTCTCCTGGAAAAGTAGCTTAGACTACAGTGCCATTATATTTCATTGTGTTTCTGACGATTCAATTCAGTCACTGCTTCTGGATGACTTTGACACTCCTCAACTATTTCTGAACCACAACCGTTAAGGACTCAGGGACCCCTATATACAAAAGTTCCACCTTTCCTTTCCTTACCAGTCTGAGACTAtttcctctctgccccctcctctgTTCATAGTGACTCACTAATCTTCCTGCATTTGTGTGTTTCTTCATTCAACTCCTCTGTGTCCATAGAGTGAGCTGTCCAGTGTGTAAGAGTtgaaatgtgctcttcaccagtTGTCTGTGTTATGTGTGTTCTGAAGTAATGCATGCCTTTGACTTCCATATCTCCCCCTAAAGGGCGCTGTAATGCTGGTCGTTCTTTATTTATCTCTCTTCCTGTCTAATTCACAGCATTCTTTTACACTAATAGATAACTGAATGAAGCCAATTCATTTGGATAGCAACATGACATTTCTAGATTTAATGCAAACGAGAATTGTAGTATAtacatataacatatataacatatatatataacatttataCCCATTGTATTTATCAAAATATTTTCAAACTCAATATAACTACTAGTTCGACACCATTTTGGTGTCCTCTCTCCCTACTTCATCTAATAAGAACTGAGCACTGATAAGGTTTCAGGTCCAGCCATGTTCCTTGTGTTTATAAAGCATTTTGTTCTAGGCCACGCCACCGCGTGCTGATGCCACAAAGTCACCTCACAGACGCCGCAGAGACCAAGGAACACTGTCCAAAATCTTCAACCTGGTGAGACAtcctgacttttgtgtcgcaagTTTATCTTGTCACTACACAGTTACACTGTCTAAAGATGCACCTGATAAACattgttttcttgtttttttttacctctcaAAACAACAGTGGTGATATCATGAATCAGTGAGTAAATTAGAGTTGTAACCTAGCCATATCCATCCTGAATCATCATTCATCTATACATAAAATCCCCAAAAAGCTAATTACATTGAGATGTATTTGCCATCATAATAAGCTAACAAATATGCATCAGCAATTAATTAAATGAAAAAATCACATATATTTAAGGTTTGGTTCCACTTGATATACGTTCCTATACATTTACATAGTAGTTACAGTGTAATCACAGTGTAGGAACACATTGTTATAAACAGGTATAACAGTAAGCAAACAGATATGTAAGTGCACTGTAATTACACTATTTGGCTAGGCAATTTTCATGTAAATATATAGGTATTAGGGAAATGAATTACAAACTGTGTATtttgctttttcagttttgcttTTTCATGCTTTTTCAGTTTAATCTCTATTGCATCACTCTTTTTATTGATGGTATTATTTATTGATGTCTTTATACCTACCTCATACCTATCTCATACCTACCCTATACCTATACCTACCTCCCTTTCCAGAGAGTATGTACTAATTAAGAATCCCTGAAAATGTGACATTTGACAATCatataaatacaaataacaaTTTAAACCCCAATCTTATCTCATGGAAAATAGAAATACTTATTTCCATCGAATACAGAGACACTCGTCAAACCATGACAAGCACTTTTAAACTCTGTATTTCCTCCTTTGGTTGTATATAATTTATTATTCAGATGTCAATCATCTAATGTATTACTTCTACTTCCCTCTGTCTACAGGAGACCAAGTCCCGCCCTCCTCCCAAACGCTGGAGCACCATCTTCTGAGCTGTCTTTAGatccaacagagagggaaaaGGATGAAGAAGAGAAATAATATATCCATTTGAAAAACTCATAACAACCCTCGACAACATTAGCACACTAACACCAGCCAGTCTCCTTTGTTTGTACATAGTGACACAATCTTGGCACCTAATATTTAGCCTGCTGGGATCACAATATGCAGTCTTTGAGTTCATCAATAGCCTTATAATCTTAGCTCTAAGGGAAAGTTCTTGTTTAGATGTATTTTTCATAGCTTTCAGATTTTTTTGGTAATGCTTCAAAATGATTCTACTGGCTCAAAGGGCTATTCACCTCATCCTAGCACCGTGTTCTAATGACGCTAGTGTCTGCTATCAATGGGTTGTTGTTCATGTTATGTGTTTTTCTATTTGTCTGCATTTTGTATCTGTTCTTCTATGCATAAAAATATGCTTTATATTCCCCTTTGCTGCTTTTAGGAGCTCACACAAAACGGTGTTTTGTTTTGTATGTTGCCATTGATGTGAAATCTAGTCTGATTAAGTGTTTGTGGGTCTTGTTATGCATGCAATAGTAAAACTTGTCTTGTGAAAAGTATTTCATGAATGCAGTGTTTTTGCATTTGAAAATGTAATGGGAAAAATACCTGTACAAATTATAAACTAACATTATGTAATATTCTATTGTAATATAACAACAATTACATTTGATTGGTTTAGTCATATTACGAAAATCTTGGTTAACTTATGCACTTAAATAATCAATGTTGTGTACTGTTATGTTGTCCATGCctaataaaacaacaacaaacaaatgcCCTTCCAAACTGCACTGTTAAACCTTTTCAAAACTGTTTAAGAGGACTTCTTAGGGAACGGCGTCCCGCCAGCAGGACaattgtaaatcatgcagcgccgTGTCAAGATCGCAGATTTTaaagaaacaacaaatgtcggtacatataagtgtcttataaagttgaagtcggaagtttacatacaccttagccaaatacatttaaactacatttttcacaattcctgacatttaatcctagtaaaattccctgtcttaggtcagttaggatcaccactttattttaagaatgtgaaatgtcagaataataatagagagaatggtgggtcagaagtttacatacactcaattagtatttggtagcattgcctttaaattgtttaacttgggtcaaatgtttcgggtagccttccgcaagcttcccacaataaatgcattttggcccattcctcctgacagagattgTGTAACTGACTccggtttgtcggcctccttgctcgcacttattcagttctgcccacaaattttctataggattgaagtcagggctttgtgatggccactccaataccttgactttgttgtccttaagccgtttttccacaactttggaagtatgcttggggtcattgtccatttggaagacccatttgcgaccaagctttaccttccttgactgatgtcttgtgatgttgcttcaatatatccacataatttcctccctcatgattccatctattttgtgaagtgcaccagtccctcctgcagcaaagcaccctcacaacatgatgctgccacccccgtgcttcacagttgggattgtgttcttcggcttgcaatcctcccactttttcctccgaacataacaatggtcattatggccaaactgttctatttttgtttaatgagaccagaggacattgacgatctttgtccctaagtgccgttgcaaaccgtagtctggcttttttatggaggttttggaacagtgactttttccttgctgagccggacttgtggaggtctataatttttttctgaggtcttggctgatttcttttgattttcccatgatgtcaagcaaaggggcactgagtttgaaggtaggccttgcaatacatccacagttacacctccaattgactcaaattatgtcaattagcctaacagaagcttctaaagccatgacataattttctggaattttcaaagctgcttaaaggcacagtcaacttagtgtatgtaaacttctgacccactggaattgcgattcagtgaattataagtgaaataatctgtctgtaaacaattgttggaaaaattattgtCATGCACAAATTATGTCACGTCTGCTCCTGCGCTTCCTGCTCTTCCCCCCACACCTGGCGCTCGAGGGCTGCCATGCATCACGCACTCCTATCatccattacgcacacctgccttcccttgtcatgcgcatcagcgatattggactcacccggactcactcatcacctgttattaccttggctatatttgtcagttcccctgctctgttccccgcttctgcattgattgttttttttgtctATGTTTTCTTgtatgctgacgctgttcctgtctcgttccatgtccgaTCCTTATTAAATGATTaactgcttcgtctctccagcgtcaacTAATGTGACAGAATGCAGAAGACATTACACGAAGCATCGGGGAGTACTGGCGCTCTGGTTGGTATGGTGGCATCGGCTCTGGGTCGCCACCGATGGAATTGGGAGTGCCTATCCAGCTCGTCGTGATCTACgccctagctggctcgagagATTTCCTTGCCCCAGTTGGCTCGGATGGCACCCAGCCCACGTCGGGCCTCATCCAGATTATCAGTTCTTGTTCCTCCAGTCGGTCCAGGagttcttttgtttgtttttttgttttgttggtgacgtcgGGGTGGATTCCACCGCCGATTGAACCAGGGGTGCCTAAGCCACCACATCGGGCTTTCACGCCCTCGCTGGCttgagaggtttccttgcctcaCGAAACCGCTCTCGTTCTTCCTCTTCTAGCCATGTTCGGGATGTATTTGGTAAGTGACAATAGTTAAGTAATCAAATGTGTAGTCCACCTACAGACAGAAAAAGGTTTAGATAATGTTTGTGTTTCAGGACCATCCAACAGTTTGGCCAGGAGTCGATTCAGCGGACACAACAGCTCGAACTCTCCCTCTGCCATTTGGTGTACCTGTTTGCTATCTGGACTAAACACAGATTGGGTTTTTATTTGTGTTTCAGGGAAATTCAGGGATTCAGCCGGCCGTTCCAGATGCTCTCCTTCCACATCTCACTTCGCACACAGTAGGTCAAGAGTAAAGCTTGCCAGACAAGTCTAGAATTCTTAATCAGCTAACCGGTCTTAAACTTCTTAAAGTTTTTAAGAAGGTTTGTTCATTGGTTGAATGTTGCAGAATCATCCAGGGCTTCTACTAGCCAGTCCCACCTCCAGAGCAGAGAGCACAGA includes these proteins:
- the LOC110517827 gene encoding uncharacterized protein LOC110517827 isoform X1 — encoded protein: MTTASSSGQSSFGLSRRKKAPGLMDQISTFFGGDKKKGSKGSFRGHATSPKPAPRRRANENAVMHFFRSLSPQATSSPHPKSRWRKVLGLATPPRADATKSPHRRRRDQGTLSKIFNLETKSRPPPKRWSTIF
- the LOC110517827 gene encoding uncharacterized protein LOC110517827 isoform X2 codes for the protein MTTASSSGQSSFGLSRRKKAPGLMDQISTFFGGDKKKGSKGSFRGHATSPKPAPRRRANENAVMHFFRSLSPQATSSPHPKSRATPPRADATKSPHRRRRDQGTLSKIFNLETKSRPPPKRWSTIF
- the LOC110517827 gene encoding uncharacterized protein LOC110517827 isoform X3, coding for MTTASSSGQSSFGLSRRKKAPGLMDQISTFFGGDKKKGSKGSFRGHATSPKPAPRRRANENAVMHFFRSLSPQATSSPHPKSRWRKVLGLATPPRADATKSPHRRRRDQGTLSKIFNLW
- the LOC110517827 gene encoding uncharacterized protein LOC110517827 isoform X4, with amino-acid sequence MTTASSSGQSSFGLSRRKKAPGLMDQISTFFGGDKKKGSKGSFRGHATSPKPAPRRRANENAVMHFFRSLSPQATSSPHPKSRATPPRADATKSPHRRRRDQGTLSKIFNLW